The nucleotide window GCCGATTCCGACGGCGATGCCGATGAGCAGGTACCAGCCGGGCAGCGGGCGGAAGAAGATGGCCCCGACGAGCAGGAGCGCCACCGCTCCGAGGGCGGCGGCCCAGGAGAGGACGAGTGTGGGTGCGGCGGTGCGCCAGCCGATCGGCTCAGCAGGTCCCGGCTGCCAGCGTTCGGTGTCCTCGAGGGCCTCCCGGACGTCGTCGGCCGGCATATCGCCCATCGGGGCCGCAGGCTCGGCGATCTGCTGCACGAGGTCGTCCCACTCCTCGTCGCTGATCCTCGACCGGTCATTGCCGATGCGCTCTGGGTCCGGGACGTCCTGGCGCCAGTCGTCACGGCCTTCGTCGTCGGAAGCCGAAGCGGTGCCGTCGTCATTCATACCTGTCACAGCAATTCTGTGCTCGCGGCTATTCCCCGCCCCGGTGCGCCGGGGCGGATTCGGTCGCAGCGGAACGCGCTCTGTCCAGGACCACCTCGGCGATGGTCTGCGCATCGAAGTCGAGAGTCGCCACGTGACGCGACCTACGCAGAGCCACGATCTGGGCAGGATGCGGCAGATCTGAACGCAGCGTGCGCAGAGTGCGGGGTCCGACGACGTTGTCCTCACCGGAGATCATCGCGGTGACCGGGGTCTCGATCTTCCAGAGATCCTCGCGCAGCCCCTTCAGTGCCTGGTGGAACGTGGCCAACGGTGCCAGCGGCGTCCGGGTGTACGCGTATTCGTCCCGGTCGGGGTGGGCGATGTCGCCTCCGATCGACGCCGTCGTCCGCATCACGTGGCGCAGCACGGGCAGGAGCGGGGCGAAGGGGGAGTCGACGTAGAGCGCCGGATTGACGACGACGATCTCATCGGGGGCCGCGGCGTCCGTGCCCAGGGCCAAGGCAAGAGATCCGCCCATCGACAGTCCGGCGACGATCACCCGATCGTGATCGGCCTGCAACCGGGTCAGCTCCCGGCGCGCTGCTTCGAGCCAGTCGGACCAGCCGGTGCGGTCCATGTCCTGCCAGGTCGTGCCGTGGCCGGGCAGGCGGGGCACGCTGACATCGAGGCCCTCGGCGGCGATCGCGCGGGCGATCGGAACCCAGACCACAGGAGAGCCGGTCAGACCGTGCAGGAAGAGGACCGCGGTCGGTGAACCGGCACCGAGGCTGCGATAGGCGGCCAGCGGCTCGGACCGCAGAGTGAAATCGATCTCCATGCAACCAGCATGGCACGGATGAGATGATCTGAGCATGGTCGTTCACGGTTCGTATCGATATATGATTGCCGAGGACGACAAGGAGTCGTACATGGAAGGGTGCGCGTGTTCTACTGGTTTCTCAAGCGAGTCCTCGCTGGACCCATCCTGCGGATCCTGTTCCGTCCCTGGGTGCGCGGCCTGGACAATCTGCCGACAGAGGGCCCGGCGATCATCGCGGGAAACCACAACCACTTCATGGACTCGATCTTCGTTCCGCTGCTCGCACCTCGGCCTGTCGTCTACCTGGCGAAGAAGGACTACTTCACCGGGCGCGGAATCAAAGGCGCGGTGACCCGATGGTTCTTCAAACTCAACAATCAGCTGCCCATGGACCGCGGCGGCGGCTCGGGGTCCCAGGCCTCACTCGAATCGGGGCTGAAAGTTCTGGGCGAAGGCAACTCTTTGGGCATCTATCCGGAGGGGACCCGCTCACCTGACGGCAAGCTCTATCGGGGGCGGACCGGAATCGCTCGGCTCGTCCTCGAGTCGGGTGCGCCGGTCATCCCGGTCGCCATCATCGGCACTGACAAACTCCAGCCGGCAGGTCGACTCGTACCGAAGCCGCGCCGCGTCGGCGTCGTCTTCGGCACGCCCATGGACTTCTCGAAGTACTCGGGCCTGCCCACCGACCGCTTCCTGCTGCGTTCGGTCACTGACGAGATCATGTACGAGATCATGCGGCTGTCGGGACAGGAGTACGTCGATTCCTACGCCTCGACTGTGAAGACCAAGCTGCTCACGAGCGCGAAGCCGAAGAAGGCAGAGCCGGCGAAGAAGTCCAAGGACGCCAAGAAGTCGGATTCCAAGAAGCCCGACTCCGACTCCGTGAAGTCCGACGCTGAGTCGTCCGACGCGCAAGGCCGGTCCGAAGGGCGCCCCGACAGCGCTGAGTGACCCGCCTGGTCGGGACGAATGACGGCCAGATGACATGTTCGAATACTGCGGTAACGGCGACACGCAGAAATTGTTACCTTGGGGTGTTTGTCCAGACCGGCACGGCAGAATAACTTGGAGTTGTTGAATCCCACTGTAGGTTCGCTGGGAAGAGAGCTAGAATGGCTATGTTCTCGGTCCTTCCAAGCGACCTTCGCTTCCCCCAGGGACTTTAAGGAGGAGTCGGTGTGAACCGCTCAAGTCACGAAAGCGTCGACATGACGCCGATGCCGTCAGCGGCGCAAGGCCTGCTGTTCGATGATGATCTGCCTGTTCTCGACGAAGAGGCCGGCTACCGCGGTCCCACCGTCTGCAAGGTCGTCGGCATCAGCTATCGTCGTCTCGATTACTGGGCGCGCACCGACCTGGTGACCCCCTCGATCCGCAATGCCACCGGATCCGGAAGTCAGCGTCTCTACAGCTTCCGCGACATCCTCGTCCTCAAGATCGTCAAGCGACTCCTCGACACCGGTGTTGGGTTGCAGTCCATCCGCACAGCGGTCGAGCATCTCCGTTCCCGCGGCGTCGAAGACCTTTCTCAGATCACGCTGATGTCCGATGGCGCCAGCGTCTTCGAATGCACCTCGCCCGATGAGGTCGTCGACCTCCTCCAGGGTGGTCAGGGCGTGTTCGGCATCGCTGTCGGCCGAGTCTGGAACGAAGTCGAAGGCACGCTGTCCGAGCTGCCGAGCGAACGCATTCCCGAAGACGATGCGGCGATCGAAGCAATGGACGAGCTCGCGGCTCGTCGCGCCGCCCGCAAGAGCGGCTGAACCCAGGGGCATTCCGTCTCACCGATTCGCCGAGGCGGTCCGTCCACAGGACGGGCCGCCTTCGTCATTCACGAAATGGATGGTGAGGATCATAAGCCGGAATGGGTGCACGACACCGGCTTGTCGCACCTATGGCGTCTCAGTCGGCCCGTTTGTGGTCACTCCACCGAGGGGGAACGGCAATCATGCCGCTCTGGCCTCGGTGTATTGACCACAGACGAGACTGCCGCCCGGACCGAAGGTCAGGGCGGCAGTCGCAGAATCGTGCTGGGGGAGAGGCTACTTCTTCTCAGGCTTCGCCTGGGCCGGCTTCACTTCGCCGCCGCGGCGGCCGCGGATGTTCTCCGAACGCAGTGCTCGCTCGAGGAGAGCGTCGAATGAGCCGGCGACCTCCTCGGCGGGTTTGCCCGGCCAGGAATGGATCGGGCGCGCCGAGCCCTGTGCCTGCTGCATGACCGCACGCTCGGCCAGCGGCGGATTGAGGACGAGGGGACCGAACATCTCACGCATCTCCTGGATGCGGTAGTCGTGCTCGGTCGAACCGGCCCGGACACGGTTGACGACGAGTCCGAGGGGCTGCAGATCACTGGCTCCGCGCTGCCGCAGCTCATCCGTGGCACGCAATGCCCGATCAGCGGCGGCCACCGAGAACAGACTCGGCTCGGTGACGACGGCGACGCGGTTGCTCGCCGTCCATGCCGTCCGGGTCAGTCCGTTGAGGCTCGGTGGGCAATCGATGAGGACGAGCCGATATCCCTTCGCGATCCGAGACAGGGCATCCTCGAGGCGACGAAGATATCGCTCCGACAGGGAAGGACGATCGAACTCCGCGGCGCGTGGAGAGCCGGAGATCACGTCGAGGTGACCGAGCCTGTCTCCGACCCACCCCGAGGGGATGATGGCCTCGGACAGGATCTTCTGGGACTTCGGGGCAGCAAGAACATCGGCGATGTCGACGCGCGTCGAGGTCGGCACATCGAGACCCGTCGACGAGTCCGCTTGCGGATCCATGTCGACGACCAAGGTCGGAATTCCCCTGTTGTAGGCCGCCGAGGCCAGACCGAGCGTTACGGACGTCTTACCGACTCCGCCTTTGAGGCTGCTGATACTGAGGACAAGCACCCTCCTACGGTAACGTATCGGGACCCATGGAGCCGTGCCGACCACGCCGAGACGTCCGGTCCAGTCAAAAGTCGACCCCCACCCGCAAAGGTGTCATAGGTCACTGAGTAGAGTATGTTTCCGACAGCTTGTCGACCAGTCGCCCAGTGCGGCCGATACAGAAGTGAGAGACACCTATGTTCTCTAAAGTTCTCGTGGCCAACCGCGGAGAGATCGCCGTCCGTGCGTTTCGTGCCGCCTATGAGCTCGGAGCCTCCACAGTCGCAGTCTTCCCCTATGAGGATCGCAATTCCGAACACCGGATGAAGGCCGATGAGGCCTACATGATCGGTGAGGAAGGGCATCCCGTCCGCGCCTACCTCAGCGTCGAAGAGATGCTGCGGGTGGCCAAGGAGAGCGGCGCAGACGCCATCTACCCCGGCTACGGCTTCCTCTCGGAGAATCCTGATCTGGCACGCGCCTGCGCCGAGGCGGGAATCACCTTCATCGGCCCGCAGGCCGATGTGCTCGAACTCGCCGGAAACAAGGTCCAGGCACTGGCTGCTGCCCGCAACGCCGGGATCCCCGTGCTCGATTCGACCCGGCCCTCGGCCGACATCGCCCAGCTGTTGGCCGATGCCGAATCGATGGAGTACCCGCTCTTCGTCAAGGCGGTCGCCGGCGGCGGCGGTCGCGGTATGCGCCGAGTCGCTGCCGCAGCCGATCTCGAGGCAGCGCTGAAGGCGGCTATGCGTGAAGCCGAAGGCGCCTTCGGCGATCCGACGGTGTTCATCGAGCAGGCTGTGCAGCGTCCTCGCCACATCGAGGTGCAGGTGCTCGCGGACAATGACTCGAACGCGATCCACCTGTTCGAACGTGACTGCTCGGTCCAGCGCCGCCACCAGAAGGTCGTCGAAATCGCACCGGCGCCGAACCTCGATCCCGCGATCGCCGCAGAGCTGCACGCCGATGCCCTGAAGTTCGCGAAGGCCCTCGGCTACCAGAACGCCGGCACAGTCGAGTTCCTCCTCGAAACCGATGGGCCACGGGCCGGCAAGCACGTGTTCATCGAGATGAATCCGCGTATCCAGGTCGAACACACCGTCACCGAAGAGATCACCGACGTCGACCTCGTCGCTTCGCAGATGCGCATCGCCGCCGGCGAGTCCCTCGCGGAGGTCGGCCTGCGCCAGGAGGATATGCGGATCAAGGGTGCCGCCCTGCAGTGCCGCATCACCACCGAGGATCCCGCGAACTCCTTCCGCCCCGATACCGGCACGATCACCGCCTACCGGTCCGCCGGTGGTGCGGGCGTGCGCCTCGACGGCGGCACGGTCCATGCCGGAGCTGCCGTCAGCCCCCACTTCGATTCGATGCTGGTCAAGCTCTCCTGCCGCGGACGCGACTTCGCGCAGGCCGTCGGCCGTGCCAAGCGCGCCCTCGCGGAATTCCGCATCCGCGGTGTGTCATCGAACATCGGGTTCCTCCAGGCCGTCCTCGACGAAC belongs to Brevibacterium spongiae and includes:
- a CDS encoding MerR family transcriptional regulator; its protein translation is MNRSSHESVDMTPMPSAAQGLLFDDDLPVLDEEAGYRGPTVCKVVGISYRRLDYWARTDLVTPSIRNATGSGSQRLYSFRDILVLKIVKRLLDTGVGLQSIRTAVEHLRSRGVEDLSQITLMSDGASVFECTSPDEVVDLLQGGQGVFGIAVGRVWNEVEGTLSELPSERIPEDDAAIEAMDELAARRAARKSG
- a CDS encoding ParA family protein, which codes for MLVLSISSLKGGVGKTSVTLGLASAAYNRGIPTLVVDMDPQADSSTGLDVPTSTRVDIADVLAAPKSQKILSEAIIPSGWVGDRLGHLDVISGSPRAAEFDRPSLSERYLRRLEDALSRIAKGYRLVLIDCPPSLNGLTRTAWTASNRVAVVTEPSLFSVAAADRALRATDELRQRGASDLQPLGLVVNRVRAGSTEHDYRIQEMREMFGPLVLNPPLAERAVMQQAQGSARPIHSWPGKPAEEVAGSFDALLERALRSENIRGRRGGEVKPAQAKPEKK
- a CDS encoding lysophospholipid acyltransferase family protein, whose protein sequence is MFYWFLKRVLAGPILRILFRPWVRGLDNLPTEGPAIIAGNHNHFMDSIFVPLLAPRPVVYLAKKDYFTGRGIKGAVTRWFFKLNNQLPMDRGGGSGSQASLESGLKVLGEGNSLGIYPEGTRSPDGKLYRGRTGIARLVLESGAPVIPVAIIGTDKLQPAGRLVPKPRRVGVVFGTPMDFSKYSGLPTDRFLLRSVTDEIMYEIMRLSGQEYVDSYASTVKTKLLTSAKPKKAEPAKKSKDAKKSDSKKPDSDSVKSDAESSDAQGRSEGRPDSAE
- a CDS encoding alpha/beta hydrolase; translated protein: MEIDFTLRSEPLAAYRSLGAGSPTAVLFLHGLTGSPVVWVPIARAIAAEGLDVSVPRLPGHGTTWQDMDRTGWSDWLEAARRELTRLQADHDRVIVAGLSMGGSLALALGTDAAAPDEIVVVNPALYVDSPFAPLLPVLRHVMRTTASIGGDIAHPDRDEYAYTRTPLAPLATFHQALKGLREDLWKIETPVTAMISGEDNVVGPRTLRTLRSDLPHPAQIVALRRSRHVATLDFDAQTIAEVVLDRARSAATESAPAHRGGE